TTCCTCCTCTTGCTCGGTGAGGAGGGCTGGCTCCTCGGCCGGCCTGGCTTGCGACTGTTCGACCTGGGAATAGAGCTTTTCGAGATTGTCCAGGCCCAGGGCGAGGACTTGCGTTTCGGGGGCGTCGAGGTTGTTGGCGGTTTTTTCTCGCAGCATGGCGAGTTGGTCGATCATCCGCCGCGCCATCCGCAGGTTGACGGCGGTTTCCCCGGTCGTGGGGTGGGGGATTTGCCCGAGCGCCAAGCCCGTGTTTTGGGTGTGGGCGATCACAAAGCGGGAAAATTCGCTCAAGCTCTCGGACTCGCTTTCAGATGCCATGCCGAGAGCCTACCCGGATCGGGCCTCGACTCAACTCCCTAGCGTCGACCTAGCTAGGAAATCATTTCGCTAGGAGGGAGGCTGGACCTGCAGATTAGGCAGCGTCTTCCAGCGGGGCCTCTTGCGATGACTCCGCTGGGCTGGAGGCGGCTGCCTGAAGCAGGAATTGCTGGTAGCTGAGGACTTCGAAGCGACCATCCCAGTGCTCGACCACCGCCGTGAGGGATTCGACCCAGTCCCCGGAGTTCAGGTAGTGGATGTCTCCGATCATTTTGTTTTCGGGGGTGTGGATGTGACCACAGATGATCCCGATGCACCCGCGGTGCTTGGCCAGCTCCTGGAGCTGCGTTTCGTAGCGACCGATGAAGCTGACGGCCGATTTGACCTTGGCTTTGACCTTTTTGCTGAGGGAGAAGTATTCTTGGCCCCGCCAAGCGCGCCAGCGGTTGTAGAGGCGATTGAAGCGGAGGAGCCAGGCGTAGCCGAGGTGGCCGAGATGGGCCACCCACTTGTGATCGGTCGTCACGTTGTCAAAGCCATCCCCGTGGACCACCAAGTAGTTCCCACGGGCCGTCTGGTGGAGGTGCTCGCTCACGAGAGAAAATTTGTCGATCAAGATGGGGAGGAAGCGGGTCAGGACGTCGTCGTGGTTGCCGCGGAGGTAGACCACTTCCGTGTTTTTCTTCTCCATCATTTTGAGGATGTGACGGACGAGCTTGGTGTGCTCGTCCAGCCAGAACGGTTTGCGACGCAGTTGCCAGCCATCCACGATGTCTCCATTGAGGACGAGCTTTTCACAGTGGACGTGCTTGAGGAACTTCGTCAGCTCGGCGGCCTTCGAGTCGCGCGTGCCGAGATGCACGTCGGAGAGAAAGACGGTTTTGAAATCGAGTTTCGACTTGGCCACCACAATAAACTTCTCTTAAGTATAACCGAAAGAGGGCGAGAGACCCCATCGGTTTTGGGTGACAATCATGTCACGCCGAGAAAAGCGTGCCACGCCTCAGCCTTCCCCGCCTTCGACCGGGTGCTCGGGTTGTCTGCCGGGTCGAGCATCGGGATCTTTGCGAGAAGCGGCTGCGGGCAAGAAGGGTGCGGTGAACGCTGCCTCGAAGGTGTAGTCCCCGCGGAAGTCTTCCCTCTTATCCGATTGGGTTTTCCCAAAGGCCCCGATCTCAATGAGATTGAAGACCAAGTCGCCCACCTGCGCGCACTCCGTCAGCCCCCAGTCTTCCAGAACGGTCCTGGCGAGCGGGCCAAACTCATCCAGCGCGTAGCGTCGAAAGCCTTCCAACAGCTCGGGACCCGAGACATGACGGTCTTCCGCCACTTCACCGCCCTTGACCTCCCGCAGGGTGAAATCGAGCGCGTCTCGCAAAAACAAGTAAGCCTCTTCGGCGTAGCGTGGGTCCGATTGGCTGACCGAGCGGACGGCTTCCTCAAAGGTGCTTTGTTGCATGCGCCGAACGTGGAGTGAACGGGGGCGACTGTCAATGCACTCACGGTTCAGCGGGGGCTTCCTGATTGGCGAAGCGTGCTTGCATGGCATCGAGGTAGAGGGCGATTTCGTCTTCCCGCTTGGGCAAGAGCTGCCCGACTTCTTCCTGCGCCTCCCGCACGCCTCGGAAGATGCCGCGGGGGGCCTCCACTTGGTTGGCTTGGAACCAGTCGAGGTAGTTTTCAATTTCTATGGCCCGCAGGCGCACCTCGGCGCGGCGTTCCCGCAGCTCGGCCATGGTTTCGGAGAGGGCCACCGTCTGCCCGGCTACCAGCCTCCCCACGGCCAGCAAGTAGCCCTCGACCACCTCCCGGTAGAGGGCGCTCCCCCGAACCCGGAGGACTTTCAGGCGCTCTTCCACGGGGAGAAGGATGGTGGCCCGGTCGCGCCGCAGGCGGAGGGTATCGACCTCGTGGACAGTGGTGCGCACCGTCCGCTGGACGCCTTGCTCCTCCATCAGGAAGGCCACTTCCAAAGCGCGCGCCAGCTGCTCATCCGTCTCGGCTGGGCCCATGGCGTCAAAGAGTTTGGGCTGGGCCAGTTGTTCTTTTTTGATAGCCCACCAGCGATGAAGTTCGTCTTCCTGCACGCTCATTTCACGGTAGAGGAAGTCCAGGAGCACGGCGTCGCCTTGGGGGTGGAGGGGGCGTCGCTGAAGAAACTGCACGAAGCGAGAGCGGCCCTTGTCCTCCTCCAAGAGCATCTGCACCAGGCCGGCCGAAGCCGCCCCGTAAAGCGCCCGTGAGATGCGATCCATCTCAAGGGGCGCGGATTCTGTCACGATCTCCAAGTCAGGGAGCCGGCGCGACTTCATGGCCAGGTCGATCTCCGGGGGCAAAAAGCCCAAGCGCCGCTGGAAGAGCAGGATGTCGATGCCTTCCAGCACCCAAGGAGAGACCACCCGCTGGTTGGCCACCAAGTCCTGACCGCGCAGCTCCCGCAGCGCCAGCTCCATCAAGAGCAGTTCCAGGAGCGTGCGCCGAAGCTGAGCTTCCTCCATCCCGCGGTTGAGCTTGAGATCGAGGAGAAATTGGAAGCCGCCGCCCTCGATCGGCCGGGCCGAGTAGCGAATCATATCGCCATCACTCGGCGCTGGATCGCCCACCTCCCCGAAAAGGCGGGCCACAATCTCAAAGCTCCATTGATCGCGCCGTTGCAAAAGTGCCAGGAGGTCCCGTTTCATCCCTTCGAAGAGCACCGCCAACTCCCCGCGGGCCGAAGACGTGCCGCCCTGGACCACCATCTGCCGGGAGGAACTGAGGGTTCGCGCCGGTTCGCTCGGTTCCTTCTCCACCGCTTCCCCAGCTTCTTGCCCCAGCGCCGGCCATAGCCACCCGCCGAGCAGCCAGCAAGCTGCCCAGGTGGTGAGGAGGCCTCGTCGTTTCATGGGAAGGGGGAACCCGGAATCTTGGGAAAGGAGAAATTCTTAGCCGCATCTCCAGCGAAAGCAATCCTCGGCCCCTTCGTGTCCCCTTGCACCGCGTCGCGTCCGGTCGCTTGAGGGCTTGGCTCTGGTCACTAATAACCTCGCTCCAGAATCACGCGATCCTGCTCAATGACCACCCTCCCGGTCTCG
This sequence is a window from Verrucomicrobiota bacterium. Protein-coding genes within it:
- a CDS encoding UDP-2,3-diacylglucosamine diphosphatase encodes the protein MAKSKLDFKTVFLSDVHLGTRDSKAAELTKFLKHVHCEKLVLNGDIVDGWQLRRKPFWLDEHTKLVRHILKMMEKKNTEVVYLRGNHDDVLTRFLPILIDKFSLVSEHLHQTARGNYLVVHGDGFDNVTTDHKWVAHLGHLGYAWLLRFNRLYNRWRAWRGQEYFSLSKKVKAKVKSAVSFIGRYETQLQELAKHRGCIGIICGHIHTPENKMIGDIHYLNSGDWVESLTAVVEHWDGRFEVLSYQQFLLQAAASSPAESSQEAPLEDAA
- a CDS encoding Minf_1886 family protein gives rise to the protein MQQSTFEEAVRSVSQSDPRYAEEAYLFLRDALDFTLREVKGGEVAEDRHVSGPELLEGFRRYALDEFGPLARTVLEDWGLTECAQVGDLVFNLIEIGAFGKTQSDKREDFRGDYTFEAAFTAPFLPAAASRKDPDARPGRQPEHPVEGGEG
- a CDS encoding DUF1844 domain-containing protein, producing MASESESESLSEFSRFVIAHTQNTGLALGQIPHPTTGETAVNLRMARRMIDQLAMLREKTANNLDAPETQVLALGLDNLEKLYSQVEQSQARPAEEPALLTEQEEEEL